In Fibrobacter succinogenes, a single genomic region encodes these proteins:
- a CDS encoding penicillin-binding protein produces MNKYGADPLFILKSLVLCTIVVLVFQTFDIQVMNRNLYQVNTKSMVTHTKNLYAERGSIMDRNGIVFAESMRDTSDNLGYSRLFLQGSLASQIVGKVGYNGSGSMGMEKIFDDSLRGDEGLRVSVQDVHRREVYYRSKNVVEAKSGLNLVLTIDRNMQEIVEKALKDGVAEFMATSASAVVVDPYTGEILAMASYPTFDPNSKIQGIGRMAKNEIISMSYEPGSTFKVITAAAALENNAVSPNKIFVNEGRCWQWNPKIEKICDTHVYGDMDMSEAMVQSSNIVFAKIADEVGAERLFKMARAFGIGTRAFDNYEGEENGRLLTPTELTRDDRTLKTMGFGHAVSTTPIQMVMAYAAIANGGTLMRPQIVKEWRNSNGDVVERNKPVELRRVVSEKTAATIRKMLNRVVNSGTAKRVASQKLKDVLFGGKTGTAEKYNHLTRSYDRNSQVASFIGLAPAEDTRYVCLVLVDDPQGKHVGGLTAGPIFRRIMEGIYYHPALSPIAHNLKQVKLGSPCDKDFAGMTASSAKEYAKKHRCPVRFEGKGLRVISERVDMGLVNGKTLLLGDAVASRMPNLQGLSLKDALEVMGNIRMNVEYTGKGRVVAQEPKAEEALRKGAVCKLTLKEKS; encoded by the coding sequence ATGAATAAATACGGCGCAGATCCCCTGTTTATATTGAAGAGCCTTGTGCTTTGCACGATTGTCGTCTTGGTTTTCCAGACGTTTGATATCCAGGTGATGAACCGCAATCTTTACCAGGTGAACACAAAGTCCATGGTGACGCATACGAAGAATTTGTATGCAGAACGCGGCTCGATTATGGACCGTAATGGTATTGTGTTTGCCGAAAGCATGCGCGATACGAGCGACAATTTGGGTTACAGTCGATTGTTCTTGCAGGGATCACTTGCATCGCAGATTGTGGGCAAGGTTGGCTATAACGGCAGCGGTAGCATGGGCATGGAAAAGATTTTCGACGATAGCCTTCGTGGTGACGAAGGGCTCCGCGTGAGCGTGCAGGACGTGCACCGTCGTGAAGTTTATTACCGCTCGAAGAATGTGGTCGAAGCAAAGTCTGGCTTGAATCTTGTTTTGACGATTGACCGCAACATGCAGGAAATTGTCGAAAAGGCATTGAAGGATGGTGTTGCTGAATTTATGGCAACGAGCGCTAGTGCCGTTGTCGTAGATCCGTACACGGGCGAAATTTTGGCGATGGCGAGCTACCCGACATTTGACCCGAACTCCAAAATTCAGGGAATCGGTCGCATGGCAAAGAACGAAATTATTTCGATGTCATATGAACCAGGTTCAACGTTCAAGGTGATTACAGCTGCGGCTGCTCTTGAAAATAATGCCGTTAGTCCGAACAAGATTTTTGTGAACGAAGGTCGTTGCTGGCAATGGAACCCGAAGATTGAAAAAATTTGCGATACGCACGTTTATGGCGATATGGACATGAGCGAAGCGATGGTGCAGTCTTCGAACATTGTTTTTGCAAAGATTGCCGATGAAGTGGGCGCTGAACGTTTGTTCAAAATGGCTCGTGCTTTTGGTATTGGCACTAGAGCTTTTGACAATTATGAGGGCGAAGAAAACGGCAGACTTTTGACTCCGACGGAACTCACTCGTGACGATAGAACTTTAAAGACGATGGGCTTTGGACATGCTGTTTCTACGACTCCAATCCAGATGGTAATGGCGTATGCGGCGATTGCGAATGGCGGAACGTTGATGCGCCCGCAGATTGTGAAGGAATGGCGCAATTCTAATGGCGATGTTGTCGAAAGGAACAAACCGGTAGAACTCCGTAGAGTTGTTTCTGAAAAGACGGCAGCAACAATCCGCAAAATGCTCAATCGCGTGGTGAACAGTGGTACGGCAAAGCGTGTGGCATCGCAGAAGTTGAAAGATGTTTTGTTTGGCGGGAAGACGGGTACGGCTGAAAAGTACAATCACTTGACCCGCTCTTACGACCGCAATTCTCAAGTGGCTTCGTTCATTGGGCTTGCTCCTGCTGAAGATACGCGTTATGTGTGCTTGGTGCTTGTGGACGACCCGCAAGGTAAACATGTGGGTGGCCTTACTGCAGGCCCGATTTTCCGCCGCATCATGGAAGGGATTTATTATCATCCGGCGCTTTCGCCGATTGCGCACAACTTAAAGCAGGTGAAACTAGGTTCTCCGTGCGATAAGGATTTTGCCGGGATGACGGCTTCTTCGGCTAAGGAATATGCAAAGAAACACCGTTGCCCTGTCCGCTTTGAAGGCAAGGGACTCCGCGTGATTTCGGAACGAGTTGATATGGGACTTGTCAATGGCAAAACGCTTTTGCTTGGCGATGCGGTGGCAAGCCGTATGCCCAATTTGCAAGGGCTTTCGCTGAAGGATGCTCTCGAAGTGATGGGGAACATCCGTATGAATGTTGAATATACAGGAAAGGGACGCGTTGTTGCTCAGGAACCCAAGGCCGAAGAAGCCTTGCGGAAGGGGGCGGTTTGCAAGCTGACCTTAAAGGAGAAAAGCTGA
- the rsmH gene encoding 16S rRNA (cytosine(1402)-N(4))-methyltransferase RsmH, translated as MADKNLRKSVHVNEISEAAVAGVQGREFYHDPVMLKECLEGLNIKPNGTYSDCTLGGGGHSYAIAQKLDSEGTLHAFDRDDEAVQFATKRLAGVAPKFIVHPVPFSELGNEIAPNTLDGVLYDLGISSHQVDDSSRGFTFVGDNPLDLRMDRREDVSAQEWLRTVSEDDFAAALRKNADMDRAFKLASRIKEKVAEIAAASRDVLPSDIKAVVEAVFPDKRRDANSLLARVFQAIRMEVNGELKQIEDSIRAAVDCLKVGGRLVVMSYHSVEDRCVKETAAEFEKACICPENLPVCMCGGNHQRLKKVNRKPILPSAEEINRNSRARSAKLRIYERV; from the coding sequence ATGGCAGATAAGAATCTCCGCAAGTCAGTACATGTAAATGAAATTTCGGAAGCCGCGGTCGCTGGAGTTCAAGGGAGAGAATTCTATCACGATCCGGTGATGCTCAAGGAATGTCTTGAAGGCTTGAATATCAAGCCGAATGGCACCTATTCGGACTGCACGCTTGGCGGTGGCGGCCATTCTTACGCTATTGCCCAAAAGCTTGATTCCGAAGGCACGCTGCATGCATTTGACCGCGACGATGAAGCGGTCCAGTTTGCAACGAAGCGTCTTGCTGGTGTTGCTCCGAAGTTTATTGTCCATCCGGTTCCGTTTAGCGAACTCGGAAATGAAATTGCGCCGAATACACTCGATGGCGTCCTTTACGATCTCGGCATCAGCAGTCATCAGGTGGATGACTCTAGCCGTGGTTTTACGTTTGTAGGCGATAATCCGCTCGACCTTCGCATGGACCGTCGCGAAGATGTATCTGCGCAGGAATGGCTCCGCACGGTAAGCGAAGATGATTTTGCAGCGGCGCTCCGCAAGAATGCCGATATGGATCGAGCGTTCAAGCTTGCTTCTCGCATTAAAGAAAAAGTTGCCGAAATTGCGGCTGCGAGCCGCGATGTGCTCCCGAGCGATATCAAGGCTGTTGTCGAAGCTGTGTTCCCAGACAAGCGCCGTGATGCAAATAGCCTTTTGGCTCGCGTGTTCCAGGCCATTCGCATGGAAGTGAACGGCGAGCTCAAGCAGATTGAAGATAGTATCCGCGCCGCGGTAGACTGCCTCAAGGTGGGCGGTCGTTTGGTCGTGATGAGCTACCACTCTGTTGAAGACCGTTGCGTCAAGGAAACAGCTGCTGAATTTGAAAAGGCGTGCATTTGCCCGGAAAACTTGCCGGTTTGCATGTGCGGTGGCAACCACCAGCGTTTAAAGAAAGTGAATCGTAAGCCGATTTTGCCCTCGGCCGAAGAAATCAACAGGAACAGTCGGGCACGTTCTGCAAAGCTTAGGATTTATGAAAGAGTATGA
- a CDS encoding division/cell wall cluster transcriptional repressor MraZ codes for MDFTSFIGQAQTAIDGKGRTSFPREFRRQLSASEGNEFVVTRGPDRTLRLFVLSEFEKFMADLDARSDRRQADLVRRGLSPTVVEMDGQNRILLPKILLEYAGLKDEVLYVQARGKTLELWNPERYNEKYGLQTNDAIEAFDAAFYGEGLTEGDNGR; via the coding sequence ATGGATTTCACTTCTTTCATAGGACAAGCCCAAACGGCGATTGATGGAAAGGGAAGGACCTCCTTCCCTAGGGAATTCCGTCGTCAGCTTTCGGCGTCCGAAGGGAATGAGTTCGTGGTCACTCGTGGCCCGGACCGCACCCTCCGGTTGTTCGTCCTATCTGAGTTTGAGAAATTCATGGCGGACTTGGATGCTAGGTCCGACCGCCGTCAAGCCGATTTAGTTCGGAGAGGCCTCAGCCCCACAGTCGTGGAGATGGATGGCCAGAATCGCATTTTACTCCCCAAGATTTTATTGGAGTATGCCGGCCTTAAAGACGAAGTGCTTTATGTCCAGGCCCGCGGTAAGACTCTCGAATTATGGAATCCTGAACGTTACAACGAAAAGTATGGATTGCAGACAAATGATGCAATCGAAGCTTTCGACGCTGCGTTCTATGGTGAAGGCTTGACGGAGGGGGATAATGGCAGATAA
- the fliB gene encoding flagellin lysine-N-methylase: MLLRTPDFYDSFHCIAGKCTDTCCIGWEIDIDEASAKRYAKVKGAFGEKLRENIKDNHFKLSPGDRCPFLRQDGLCDMICHLGEDSLCDICREHPRFVEVYGDIMEKGIGLCCEEGVRLLLECKSTASSPIAFVEREIDDEPDDIPDEALEARDAIFEEREHLFKILADHSKPLNKRIIELLDFAVETSGFENFEQSFNNYSVKSTDSTSNAKISNNILQSWIDVLGKGESYGPAWDSAYKELVQILHTPDSSIGNVGHFTDSDGEKIIAYLLFRYYEKSLFDGNSLTKVEFAIYFWIMVKKLGAILTKIDAIKLLSKQTEYSEEIMGILEEEFMENPLFSPENFKRILRE; the protein is encoded by the coding sequence ATGCTTCTCCGCACACCTGATTTTTATGATTCGTTCCACTGCATCGCTGGCAAATGCACCGACACTTGTTGCATCGGCTGGGAAATCGACATTGACGAAGCTAGCGCCAAACGCTACGCCAAAGTCAAAGGCGCATTCGGAGAAAAGCTCCGCGAAAACATCAAAGACAATCATTTCAAATTGAGTCCTGGCGACCGCTGCCCATTTTTAAGGCAAGACGGACTTTGCGACATGATTTGTCATCTTGGCGAAGACAGTCTCTGTGACATTTGCCGTGAGCACCCGCGATTTGTCGAAGTTTACGGCGACATCATGGAAAAAGGCATCGGGCTTTGTTGCGAAGAAGGCGTGCGGCTTCTGCTCGAATGCAAAAGCACAGCCTCCTCGCCCATTGCATTTGTCGAGCGCGAAATTGACGATGAACCAGACGACATTCCCGACGAAGCTCTCGAAGCCCGCGATGCCATATTTGAAGAACGCGAGCATTTATTCAAAATCCTTGCAGACCACAGCAAACCTCTTAACAAGCGTATAATCGAATTGTTAGACTTTGCCGTTGAAACAAGCGGGTTTGAAAATTTCGAACAAAGTTTTAACAATTATTCAGTAAAATCAACCGACAGCACAAGCAACGCCAAAATTTCGAACAACATCCTCCAGTCGTGGATCGACGTTTTAGGCAAAGGCGAAAGCTACGGACCGGCTTGGGACAGCGCTTACAAAGAGTTAGTACAAATTTTACATACCCCCGATAGTTCAATCGGTAACGTCGGACACTTCACCGATAGCGACGGCGAAAAAATCATCGCCTATCTACTATTCCGTTACTACGAAAAAAGTCTGTTCGACGGGAACAGCCTTACCAAAGTCGAGTTCGCCATTTACTTCTGGATTATGGTGAAGAAATTAGGCGCCATTTTAACCAAAATCGACGCTATAAAATTACTGAGCAAGCAAACTGAATACTCCGAAGAAATCATGGGCATTCTAGAGGAAGAATTCATGGAAAATCCGCTATTTTCGCCAGAGAATTTCAAGAGAATCTTGAGAGAATAG
- a CDS encoding TlpA disulfide reductase family protein, which translates to MFSRIFTLIAFAAAMTFAQFAPEPQVADIKLMMDSKTEQPMKMDFSKHLSGISDPGIMFSHFANRPLLIYYFSPKCPHCQKHFPEIQNLIKEYEAKGLTGIAIGLNGGIKKNDIRIFIDQYHAVIPVFQDTDSEFGPTYGTGYIPVVYLVQKDGTFYRYETLNEANMNHLRATLNKILKKQ; encoded by the coding sequence ATGTTTAGTCGTATTTTCACCTTGATCGCTTTCGCTGCAGCAATGACTTTTGCGCAGTTTGCACCAGAACCGCAAGTTGCCGACATCAAATTAATGATGGATTCCAAGACCGAACAACCCATGAAAATGGACTTTTCCAAGCACCTTTCGGGCATCAGCGATCCGGGTATCATGTTCAGCCATTTCGCTAACCGCCCGCTGCTCATCTACTATTTCAGCCCCAAGTGCCCGCACTGCCAAAAACACTTCCCCGAAATTCAGAACCTCATCAAGGAATATGAAGCCAAGGGACTTACGGGTATTGCCATCGGTCTGAACGGCGGCATCAAGAAGAACGACATCCGCATCTTCATCGACCAATACCATGCCGTCATTCCAGTATTCCAAGACACGGATAGCGAATTCGGCCCCACTTACGGCACCGGCTACATTCCAGTCGTCTACCTGGTGCAGAAGGACGGCACGTTCTACCGCTACGAGACGCTGAACGAAGCGAACATGAACCATTTGCGCGCGACGCTGAACAAAATTTTGAAGAAGCAATAA